The following coding sequences lie in one Haematobia irritans isolate KBUSLIRL chromosome 3, ASM5000362v1, whole genome shotgun sequence genomic window:
- the LOC142231244 gene encoding uncharacterized protein LOC142231244: MNDILEDKNTYRKVREDPTSKLQRTNNNIVQELFKKEYITKWEKFRLTSNCAVAPELYGLPKVHKDCVPLRPISSSMKVPCYGLAQYVGKLLKNLESPTYNVKNSMEVKEKIKDVILEKDDIIVSFDVVSLFTNIPTHLAIKIIMGKWDKLKEYTKIPKQKILQILQFCLNDNNYFKQDDTFYHQTYGMPMGNPLSPTIANIVLDNLLDEVILELNSKNIKIKLITKYVDDLLAIINKDDEQEIMKLLNSYHTKIQFTIEKEKTGKSHI, translated from the coding sequence ATGAATGATATACTAGAAGACAAAAACACATATAGAAAAGTACGAGAAGATCCAACCTCAAAACTACAAAGGACAAATAACAATATTGTACAAGAACTTTTCAAAAAAGAATATATAACAAAATGGGAAAAATTCAGGCTAACGTCAAATTGTGCGGTAGCACCAGAACTATACGGTCTCCCTAAAGTACACAAAGATTGTGTCCCTCTCAGGCCCATCTCATCATCGATGAAAGTCCCATGCTATGGACTTGCACAATACGTAGGTAAACTACTTAAGAATCTTGAATCCCCGACGTACAATGTGAAAAACTCAATGGAAGTAAAGGAGAAGATTAAGGacgtaattttggaaaaagacgACATAATTGTATCATTTGACGTGGTATCATTATTTACTAATATACCGACACACTTAGCTATTAAGATCATCATGGGAAAATGGGATAAACTTAAAGAATACACGAagattccaaaacaaaaaatactccAAATACTTCAATTCTGTCTTAACGATAACAATTACTTCAAGCAGGACGACACATTTTACCATCAGACGTATGGTATGCCAATGGGAAACCCCCTTTCCCCGACGATAGCTAATATTGTGCTAGACAATCTTTTGGATGAAGTGATATTGGAGTTAAacagtaaaaatataaaaattaaactaataaCAAAATACGTGGACGATCTACTGGCAATAATCAACAAGGACGACGAGCAGGAAATAATGAAATTACTGAACTCGTATCACaccaaaattcaattcacaattgAAAAGGAAAAAACGGGGAAATCCCATATTTAG